In Strix aluco isolate bStrAlu1 chromosome 22, bStrAlu1.hap1, whole genome shotgun sequence, a genomic segment contains:
- the EFHD2 gene encoding EF-hand domain-containing protein D2 isoform X1 — translation MERLFRQYDAGKDGFIDLMELKLMMEKLGAPQTHLGLKNMIKEVDEDLDSKLSFREFLLIFRKAAAGELQEDSGLHALARLSEIDVSTEGVKGAKSFFEAKVQAIHDASRFEEEIKAEQEEKKKQAEELKQRKAAFKELQSTFKQ, via the exons ATGGAGCGGCTCTTCCGACA GTACGATGCAGGAAAGGATGGCTTCATCGACCTGATGGAGCTGAAGCTGATGATGGAGAAGCTGGGGGCACCGCAGACACACCTGGGCCTGAAGAACATGATCAAGGAAGTGGATGAAGACCTGGACAGCAAGCTCAGCTTTCgggag TTCCTGCTGATTTTCCGCAAGGCAGCGGCAGGCGAGCTGCAGGAGGACAGCGGGCTGCACGCCCTGGCCCGGCTCTCTGAGATTGATGTCTCCACGGAGGGGGTCAAAGGTGCCAAGAGCTTCTTCGAGGCCAAG GTGCAAGCCATCCATGACGCCAGCCGTTTTGAGGAGGAGATCAAGGCGGagcaggaggagaagaagaagcaGGCGGAGGAGCTGAAGCAGAGGAAGGCGGCGTTCAAGGAGCTGCAGTCCACCTTCAAGCAGTGA
- the EFHD2 gene encoding EF-hand domain-containing protein D2 isoform X2 yields MELKLMMEKLGAPQTHLGLKNMIKEVDEDLDSKLSFREFLLIFRKAAAGELQEDSGLHALARLSEIDVSTEGVKGAKSFFEAKVQAIHDASRFEEEIKAEQEEKKKQAEELKQRKAAFKELQSTFKQ; encoded by the exons ATGGAGCTGAAGCTGATGATGGAGAAGCTGGGGGCACCGCAGACACACCTGGGCCTGAAGAACATGATCAAGGAAGTGGATGAAGACCTGGACAGCAAGCTCAGCTTTCgggag TTCCTGCTGATTTTCCGCAAGGCAGCGGCAGGCGAGCTGCAGGAGGACAGCGGGCTGCACGCCCTGGCCCGGCTCTCTGAGATTGATGTCTCCACGGAGGGGGTCAAAGGTGCCAAGAGCTTCTTCGAGGCCAAG GTGCAAGCCATCCATGACGCCAGCCGTTTTGAGGAGGAGATCAAGGCGGagcaggaggagaagaagaagcaGGCGGAGGAGCTGAAGCAGAGGAAGGCGGCGTTCAAGGAGCTGCAGTCCACCTTCAAGCAGTGA
- the LOC141933484 gene encoding chymotrypsin-C-like yields MCRPCWERYPSCTSPVTPQRLGHCWAPGPGLAPGGPDPPPLTVVSVCRMATCPGGCHGGHASSVSIAVAAPKAGRAAGERGEGRVLAEGLRPRRVSGVAMSGSRWSVEAPVFVGAVKRRVCPAVSPAQRCVDVALSKVFNIPPGAAPPPTLQHRGHPWGLGRVEDVAVPRQDDKSGQWGWRAPGPPRHGTLGTCRGGRGDAKVPLVALGTIRGASGPAVAPWDCTTMLGAVCLAVLLGYAYGCGQPAVPPLLGTRVVGGVDARPHSWPWQISLQYDSSGTWRHTCGGTLIDPSWVLTAAHCISSSLTYRVVLGKQVLSEDEPGSVAVGVEKIIVHEKWNSFLIINDIALIKLAQAVKESETIQPSCLPPAGLILENGYPCYITGWGRLRTNGPLADTLQQALLPVVSYEICSQRDWWGSNVRTTMVCAGGDGVTSGCNGDSGGPLNCQREGLWEVHGIVSFGSALGCNTAKKPTVFTRVSAYIDWINEKMNAN; encoded by the exons ATGTGCCGACCGTGCTGGGAGCGATACCCAAGCTGCACGTCACCTGTGACTCCCCAAAGGCTGGGCCACTGCTGGGCGCCTGGTCCGGGCTTGGCCCCGGGTGGCCCTGACCCCCCTCCCCTTACTGTGGTGTCT GTCTGCAGGATGGCAACTTGCCCGGGCGGGTGTCACGGTGGCCACGCCAGCTCAGTGTCTATCGCTGTGGCTGCGCCAAAAGCTGGGCGTGCTGCGGGCGAGCGTGGCGAGGGccgggtgctggcagaggggctgcgt CCCAGGAGGGTGAGTGGTGTAGCCATGAGTGGTTCTCGTTGGTCAGTTGAGGCTCCCGTGTTTGTGGGTGCTGTAAAGAGGCGCGTCTGTCCCGCGGTGTCCCCTGCGCAGCG GTGTGTGGATGTGGCGTTATCGAAGGTCTTCAACATCCCCccaggggctgcccccccccccactctgCAGCACCGGGGGCACCCGTGGGGCCTTGGCCGCGTGGAGG ATGTGGCCGTTCCCAGGCAGGACGATAAGTCGGGGCAATGGGGCTGGagagcccccggccccccccgccatGGGACACTCGGCACATGTCGTGGCGGGAGGGGCGatgccaaggtccctctggtgGCGCTGGGCACTATAAGAGGGGCAAGCGGCCCCGCCGTGGCACCTTGGGACTGCACGACCATGCTGGGGGCTGTGTGTCTCGCCGTGCTGCTGGGCTACG CCTACGGATGCGGTCAGCCGGCCGTGCCGCCGCTGCTGGGCACCCGGGTGGTGGGTGGCGTAGACGCCCGGCCCCACAGCTGGCCGTGGCAG ATCTCGCTGCAGTACGACTCCTCTGGGACTTGGCGCCACACGTGCGGCGGGACCCTCATCGACCCCAGCTGGGTGCTGACGGCTGCCCACTGCATCAG CTCTAGCCTGACGTATCGCGTGGTGCTGGGCAAGCAAGTCCTGTCGGAGGACGAGCCGGGCTCAGTGGCTGTGGGCGTGGAGAAGATCATCGTGCACGAGAAGTGGAACTCCTTCCTCATCAT CAATGACATCGCCCTGATCAAGCTGGCGCAGGCGGTGAAGGAGAGCGAGACCatccagccctcctgcctgccgcCCGCCGGCCTCATCCTGGAGAACGGCTACCCCTGCTACATCACCGGCTGGGGCCGCCTCCGGA CAAACGGGCCCCTGGCTGACACCCTGCAGCAGGCGCTGCTGCCCGTGGTGTCCTACGAGATCTGCTCGCAGAGGGACTGGTGGGGCAGCAATGTCCGCACCACCATGGTGTGCGCCGGTGGAGACGGCGTCACCTCCGGCTGCAAC GGGGATTCGGGCGGCCCCCTGAACTGCCAGCGCGAGGGGCTCTGGGAGGTGCACGGCATCGTCAGCTTCGGCTCCGCGCTGGGCTGCAACACGGCCAAGAAGCCGACGGTCTTCACGCGGGTGTCTGCCTACATCGACTGGATCAACGAG AAAATGAACGCAAACTGA